The DNA sequence GCCTTTACGGTTTCTGTAGATTTGATCGGCCATGGTTGTACCACAGGAATTTCTGCCCATGATCGTTCAAAAACGGTGCGTGCATTGGTGGACCCCAATACCAAGGGGACAGATTTGGGCCGACCAGGTCATATCTTTCCTTTAAAAGCCAGAAATGGTGGGGTGTTGCGCCGTTCGGGGCACACTGAAGCAACCATCGATTTGGCTCGCCTTGCAGGAGACCAGCCAGCAGGTTGTTTGGTGGAAATCCTTAACGAGGATGGCTCCATGGCTCGTTTGCCTCAGTTGCGGAAAATTGCGGATAAACATCAGCTTAAATTGATCTCTATTGAGGATTTGATCGCCTACCGTATGCGTCACGACAGCTTGATTGAGCGTGAAGTGGAGGTGGCTATGCCTACTGAATATGGGGATTTCCGCATGGTGGCCTACAAGCAAAAAACAACCGGGGAGAATCATTTGGCTTTGGTGAAAGGAAGCTGGAAGGAAGATGAGCCGGTATTGGTGCGTGTTCATTCCTCCTGTGTTACCGGCGACATTTTTGGCTCTTGCCGATGCGATTGTGGCGAGCAATTACATCGGGCAATGCAAGCGGTAGAAAAAGAAGGAAAGGGTATTGTTCTTTATATGAATCAGGAAGGTCGCGGGATCGGACTGGTCAATAAGCTGAAGGCCTATGAACTGCAGGAGCAGGGTTACGATACCGTGGAGGCCAATTTGAAGTTGGGCTTTAAATCGGATCAGCGGGAT is a window from the Persicobacter psychrovividus genome containing:
- a CDS encoding bifunctional 3,4-dihydroxy-2-butanone-4-phosphate synthase/GTP cyclohydrolase II, giving the protein MKNERLLDPVEEGIEAIRRGEVIIVVDDEDRENEGDFICSAEKVTPEIINFMATHGRGLICASLTEERCAELGLDMMVGKNTAEFETAFTVSVDLIGHGCTTGISAHDRSKTVRALVDPNTKGTDLGRPGHIFPLKARNGGVLRRSGHTEATIDLARLAGDQPAGCLVEILNEDGSMARLPQLRKIADKHQLKLISIEDLIAYRMRHDSLIEREVEVAMPTEYGDFRMVAYKQKTTGENHLALVKGSWKEDEPVLVRVHSSCVTGDIFGSCRCDCGEQLHRAMQAVEKEGKGIVLYMNQEGRGIGLVNKLKAYELQEQGYDTVEANLKLGFKSDQRDYGVGAQILRDLNVSKIRLISNNPKKRMGLTGYGLEIVERVSIEVKPNKFNETYLKTKRDKMDHEILKGK